The Deltaproteobacteria bacterium region ATGGAGGCGCTCCAGAAAACCATCGCAGCCAAGATTGCCGCTGAGAGGGCGATACAGGAAAGGCTTGCGGCGGAAGAACAAGGCAAAAAGAACGTTACAGTCGCCGAATATGAGGCCATGATAAAGAAGAAGAAATCTGAGGTTGAGGCGGAAGAGGCAAAGGCAGTGGCCGTCATTGAGGCGAATAAGAAACTTGAGGTGGGAAAGCTTGAGAGGGAAAAGGAAACCAATACCGCTACAAGAAAAGTAGAGATTGAAAAACTTGAGAAGGCCAGGGCGATTATAGAGGCGCAGAAGGCGCTTGATGTGGCAAAAATAATGGCGCAGAGCGCTGAAAGCAAGAAAAGGACGGACATCCTCGAAGGGGAAGGATTGGCTGAAAAGAAAAGGCTTATTTACAAAGCCGATGGGGCATTACAGCAAAAACTTGATGCCTATGTCAATGTCATGACTGTTCTCGCAAAGGAGCTCGGCAAACAGAAGTGGGTGCCTGATATAACCATGAACAGCGGGCCGCATGGAGCAGGAGACGGGAACGCGGCAATGGGCTTTATGAACCTGTGGATGATGAAGACAGCAAAAGAGCTTGGGGTTGAACTTACGAATGAGAAAAAGAATCAGTAACCGGTATAGTATGCGCGCGTTGGGTGTCGGAGACTATCTATTGTTTCCGCCGCCCAACCTGCCCTTTAACTAAATCCTTGCCAACACCCCTTTGTTAACCTCTGCGACCTTTTCTTTTCCCAAAAGCATCTCTACCAGTTTAAAGGCAAACTCTATAGCTGTGCCCGGCCCCTGGCTTGTTATTATATTGCCGTCAACAACTACCCTTTCGTCTGAAATTTTTTCTTTGTCCAGTTTTGCCCTGACCGTGGGATGGCTTGTAACAGTTTTCCCTTCTGTAATGCCAATAGCTGAAAGCACTGTGGGCGCAGCGCAGATGGCTGTAATGAACCTGCCTTTTTTGTAAAGCCTTTCTACTATTTCTTTTACACGCACATCCTTTTTGAGATTTTCCGTGCCAACCGCGCCGCCCGGCAGGACAATCATATCAAAGTCCCGGTCTTTTACAGAATCAAGAGACGCATCTGATAGAACTTTTATTTTGTTTCTGCCTTCTATAGGATTGTCAGTTGTTCCTGCCAGCATCACCTCTATCCCGGCCCTCCGTAAAATATCCACAACAGCAAGGGCCTCTATCTCTTCAAAACCCTGCGCAAGTGGTATTAAAACCTTTTTCATAGCCTGCCTCCCATTTTCAACCCTAAAAGGGTTAAGTTATAATGCAACTCAAGTCTTCAGCCTTAAAATTTTATTATAGCACAAAGTTTATCTGTAAAATATTGACAATTAGGCTTGACAGGAAATTATTAAATAGGCTAATTTAAACCTGCTCTTGTAAAGAGATTACACCCCCCCACCCTGCCCTCCCCCGTCAAGGAGGATGGAAAAAGGAAGGGGTTGTCAGAGGAAACTTTATGTTTAAAAAAGTTCTTGTCGCAAATAGAGGAGAGATAGCTACAAGGGTTATAAGGGCGTGCAAGGAACTTGATATCGCCACTGTTGCCATCTATTCAGAGGCTGATGCAACTTCCCTTTATGTTAAAAAAGCCGACGAGTCTTATCTTGTAGGCCCAGGCCCTATTGAAGGCTATCTTAATATCCATAGGCTTGTTGACCTTGC contains the following coding sequences:
- a CDS encoding DJ-1/PfpI family protein, with the translated sequence MKKVLIPLAQGFEEIEALAVVDILRRAGIEVMLAGTTDNPIEGRNKIKVLSDASLDSVKDRDFDMIVLPGGAVGTENLKKDVRVKEIVERLYKKGRFITAICAAPTVLSAIGITEGKTVTSHPTVRAKLDKEKISDERVVVDGNIITSQGPGTAIEFAFKLVEMLLGKEKVAEVNKGVLARI